A single window of Nematostella vectensis chromosome 4, jaNemVect1.1, whole genome shotgun sequence DNA harbors:
- the LOC116620253 gene encoding uncharacterized protein LOC116620253 has translation MTEKPPRRRQKLHLIVEKLTERVGPQVSCSQISDGHSKRRDVKHACLTPTSASPSITDELRAGGDENDIPQVVVRLPFTEKNARLSLPDYQLSPLAKLYVSGIKETSYTEQNDQETDTASEGEEDSSEEIMINVEDTDSAPECEIEKGKQHSKKLRCDVPQLPKIHRTVPCKFCDKKFYWQVHLRFHVERKHADKETAGKSLNVNDESDSQDLQVDDIPQLERNSDSEQMVNNNHADDTNSNSEEKFEQIVNNTPDNESKSNSGQTSEQLTNNTVTEGRYEDSRQNSEECVNRSIYKDKDLNSDNSERSIDNRLPEERKSKSEQKSEQLTNNRICEVNSSDSEKLVCSRLLEDSDSPPEQLNNLGPQNNQNTNRENEVLNGNGSNGGNGGDGDETQTTDTSLDSQQVTDDAQKAMNELLNYCDHCNRTFYIRELLRQHIKTVVKNLEGKIRIIQELTEPQTREFRCKECGELFPKEDKLNAHVLKHPNYKAFECHICHSCYETLACLRRHATVHTTKQRKGRYACAYCGKIMAKPSALKEHEALHSGPRPHRCRSCKRGFTTAEKLEEHELFHLGLKEYKCTLCDKGFPNLSALKGHKLYVHGEKRFKCEVCDKSFKREDHLRVHSRIHSEDKPFKCDTCGKQFNQKVCLTLHLPCREEERRQKREEARKRREEKLAKKGPTTSTSSSRKRRRKFNRNGRSAAIKAAASKLSENEDETTKGSQNEVELSDAKDVIRTPEHGKIKKSECSEENQTTEVIADRTRKKAIDKSIDSTVTEQTSNGGDLGNQETKQNQVSRNTRKRPKRGSQLTPTRTPKRAKQNLEKQSARELDNQSEDKEDVPEEPCKGASDIRGSSVENKGIVEGPGKESYGTAVMRQIGEGASAAIHGIRIARVSCKEAQLESVAVDQIGISNRSQLHTNGANKRSSVHVLNRDNGITQASSNITGSKGYVSSGSILPLRSPVCKEWRGATTTNNYLKSSYPDQGSYDPNAQGPLPVGVHPSNSYGAQGLFHTNGQGLLSTRAHLTCTSSYATQGAFNPCAQGSLSIGPHTGSSSGHSEQKGAHPPRSISYSVQGSYNPCVQGPNLPSNYRYPTHSSYASYAHENHSSSSMLQEMPNHGPCLFPSRDSNTQYSWSQGRSGRNLSNSGFASTMSSGDNRNHMIDRQYVGEYPNDISSAIISAINSDSTDFVDQANMFYSNR, from the exons TGCATCACCTAGCATCACTGATGAACTTAGAGCTGGAGGTGATGAAAATGATATTCCCCAAGTAGTCGTCAGACTTCCTTTTACTGAGAAGAATGCAAGATTATCATTGCCTGATTACCAATTATCACCCCTTGCCAAACTGTACGTGAGTGGGATAAAAGAAACCTCTTATACGGAACAGAATGATCAAGAGACGGACACTGCTAGTGAGGGGGAAGAAGATTCTTCAGAGGAAATAATG ATCAATGTTGAGGATACTGATAGTGCTCCTGAATGTGAGATCGAAAAGGGAAAGCAACATTCCAAGAAGTTAAGGTGTGATGTACCACAATTACCAAAGATTCACAGGACAGTTCCGTGTAAG TTTTGTGACAAGAAGTTCTATTGGCAAGTCCACCTGCGCTTCCATGTAGAGAGGAAACATGCTGATAAAGAAACTGCTGGCAAGTCACTTAATGTCAATGACGAGTCTGATAGTCAAGATCTGCAGGTAGACGACATACCACAGCTTGAAAGGAATTCAGACTCTGAACAAATGGTTAACAACAATCACGCTGATGATACGAATTCAAACTCTGAAGAAAAATTTGAACAAATAGTAAACAACACGCCAGACAATGAAAGCAAATCAAACTCTGGACAAACCTCTGAACAATTGACAAACAACACGGTCACCGAAGGTAGGTATGAAGACTCTAGACAAAACTCCGAAGAATGTGTGAACAGAAGTATCTATAAAGATAAGGATTTAAATTCTGATAACTCTGAACGATCAATTGACAACAGACTACCTGAAGAAAGGAAGTCAAAATCTGAACAAAAGTCTGAACAATTGACTAACAACAGGATTTGTGAAGTTAACAGTTCAGACTCGGAAAAATTGGTTTGCAGCAGGCTTCTTGAAGATAGTGATTCACCCCCTGAGCAGTTAAACAACCTTGGACCACAGAATAACCAGAATACAAATAGAGAGAATGAAGTTCTTAATGGAAATGGTAGTAATGGTGgaaatggtggtgatggtgatgaaacTCAAACCACAGATACTAGTTTGGATAGTCAACAAGTTACGGACGATGCACAGAAGGCCATGAATGAACTGCTGAATTACTGTGATCATTGTAATAGAACTTTTTATATCAGAGAACTTCTGAGGCAACATATTAAGACTGTGGTAAAAAATCTTGAAGGCAAAATAAGGATTATTCAAG AATTAACAGAGCCACAAACCCGCGAGTTTAGATGCAAAGAATGTGGCGAATTGTTTCCTAAGGAAGACAAGCTTAATGCTCATGTGTTAAAGCATCCCAACTACAAAGCGTTTGAATGCCATATTTGTCACTCCTGCTATGAAACCCTTGCCTGTCTAAGGAGGCATGCAACAGTTCACACTACTAAGCAGCGGAAAGGCAGATATGCTTGCGCATATTGTGGGAAGATCATGGCCAAACCAA GCGCGTTAAAGGAGCACGAGGCACTGCATAGCGGGCCCAGGCCCCACAGATGCCGCTCGTGCAAAAGAGGTTTTACTACCGCGGAGAAACTCGAGGAACATGAGCTCTTCCACCTTGGTCTGAAAGAGTACAAGTGCACCTTGTGTGACAAGGGCTTCCCAAACCTCTCTGCTCTTAAGGGCCATAAGTTGTATGTGCATGGGGAGAAGCGATTTAAATGTGAG GTTTGTGACAAGTCCTTCAAGCGAGAAGACCATTTGAGGGTTCATAGTCGCATTCATTCTGAAGACAAGCCGTTCAAGTGCGACACATGTGGGAAACAATTCAACCAGAAGGTCTGCCTGACACTCCACCTACCCTGCAGAGAGGAGGAGAGACGCCAGAAACGAGAAGAAGCGCGTAAGAGACGAGAGGAGAAACTAGCGAAGAAGGGCCCTACAACAAGTACTTCAAGCAGCAGAAAAAGGAGGAGAAAGTTCAATAGGAACGGTAGAAGCGCCGCCATCAAAGCTGCGGCTTCCAAGCTTTCAGAGAACGAAGACGAAACTACTAAAGGTTCTCAGAATGAGGTGGAATTAAGTGACGCTAAAGATGTAATCAGAACTCCAGAGCATGGGAAGATAAAGAAATCAGAGTGTTCAGAGGAAAATCAAACAACAGAAGTCATAGCAGATAggacaagaaaaaaagctaTAGACAAGTCAATAGATTCGACGGTGACTGAACAAACATCAAATGGAGGTGACTTGGGAAATCAAGAGACGAAACAAAATCAGGTTAGCAGAAATACAAGGAAAAGACCAAAACGAGGAAGCCAGCTCACTCCCACCAGGACGCCGAAGAGAGCAAAACAAAACTTGGAAAAACAATCCGCAAGAGAGCTTGACAATCAGTCAGAGGACAAAGAAGACGTCCCTGAGGAACCCTGCAAAGGAGCTTCAGACATTCGTGGAAGCAGTGTGGAGAACAAAGGGATAGTGGAAGGGCCCGGTAAGGAATCATATGGTACAGCCGTTATGCGGCAGATTGGTGAAGGAGCCTCAGCTGCAATCCATGGAATTAGGATAGCAAGGGTTTCTTGCAAGGAAGCGCAACTCGAATCTGTAGCTGTTGACCAGATAGGCATATCTAACAGATCTCAACTACACACCAATGGGGCAAATAAGCGGAGCAGTGTCCATGTACTTAATAGGGATAATGGTATTACACAGGCTTCCAGCAATATTACGGGTAGCAAGGGTTATGTTTCAAGTGGTTCTATATTACCACTGAGGTCTCCAGTTTGCAAGGAATGGCGTGGAGCCACTACTACGAACAACTATCTTAAAAGCAGCTATCCTGATCAAGGGTCGTACGACCCTAATGCACAAGGGCCCTTACCTGTAGGGGTTCATCCATCTAACAGCTATGGTGCACAAGGCTTGTTCCACACTAATGGCCAAGGGCTCTTATCCACAAGGGCTCATCTAACTTGTACCAGCAGCTATGCGACCCAAGGCGCATTCAATCCTTGTGCGCAAGGGTCCTTATCAATTGGGCCCCATACAGGTAGTTCCAGCGGCCACTCTGAGCAAAAAGGTGCTCATCCGCCTAGAAGCATCAGCTATTCTGTTCAGGGATCGTACAACCCATGCGTGCAAGGACCTAACTTGCCCAGTAACTATAGGTACCCCACACATAGTTCATATGCGTCTTACGCACATGAAAATCACTCATCCAGTAGCATGCTCCAGGAGATGCCAAACCATGGTCCCTGTTTGTTTCCCTCTAGGGACTCTAACACTCAGTACAGTTGGTCTCAAGGGAGATCGGGAAGAAACCTAAGTAATTCAGGATTTGCAAGCACCATGTCTAGTGGCGACAATAGAAACCATATGATTGACAGGCAGTATGTAGGAGAATATCCAAATGATATAAGTAGTGCCATAATATCTGCAATTAACTCAGATAGTACAGATTTTGTAGACCAGGCAAACATGTTTTACTCAAATAGGTAA
- the LOC5516080 gene encoding leucine-zipper-like transcriptional regulator 1 produces MSNIKASNQRPAFKMEDAAEVIDTLSLDFGPFEKSNRWKKMPDCDEFVGAKRSKHTIVAWSDALYVFGGDNGKRMLNDMLRFDIKECSWSRAVTKGAPPAPRYHHSAVIYGQSMLIFGGYTGDLYSNSNLQNKNDLFEYRFNAGQWIEWNVEGRLPPARSAHGAAIYRDTLWIFAGYDGNKRLNDMWIIQLSDANPHWQEVQQYGDRPPTCCNFPVAVARDSMFVFSGQSGAKITNDMFQFSFKENRWSLIPAAHLLRGSAPPPQRRYGHTMVAYDRHLYVYGGVADNALPADLHRFDLDDQTWDIVQPSSDNQLPTGRLFHAGVRIDDAFFIFGGTIDNNVRSGELYRFQLVSYPRCTLRDDFGRLLGSQQFCDMVFVVGEDDKIFPAHTALVAARSPWLRRHLLHLKETIQGSGEEEGQIEIRLHDAHPRAFEITLHYMYTDSIYSLVKDVNGSEAISLMMDVYGLAVKLEIGSFEHLCVQYIEASITQDNVLVALERAARLQLESLKEFCLRFIVREANYSSIIMSKEFESVPRDLMVDIIRRRQAHPQTAAMTPSDKSNHPEQTLEQAMTGFLCSGQDFHDITLKVDGNPVGAHKAILAARCSYFEAMFRSFMPENNTVTITIGETVPSQKAFDSLLKYIYFGNVTMPPEDSLYLLSAPFFFGFTNNRLQAFCKENLEKNVSFQNVVEILEAASTIGAVDMKKHALDIIVHNFPKIARSSTLRSLNRETLLEILDAIADYMNEMSFGQNSL; encoded by the exons ATGAGCAACATCAAGGCATCAAATCAGAGGCCAGCCTTCAAGATGGAAGACGCAGCTGAAGTGATTGACACACTGTCGCTGGATTTTGGTCCATTTGAGAAATCTAACCGATGGAAAAAAATGCCGGATTGTGACGAGTTTGTGGGAGCAAA GCGGAGCAAGCATACCATTGTGGCATGGAGTGATGCACTGTACGTCTTTGGGGGTGATAATGG TAAAAGAATGCTGAATGACATGTTGAGATTTGACATCAAGGAGTGCTCTTGGAGCAG GGCCGTCACCAAGGGGGCCCCTCCTGCTCCACGGTACCACCATTCAGCCGTGATATATGGACAGAGCATGTTGATCTTTGGTGGTTACACAG gtGACCTTTATTCCAACTCAAacttacaaaataagaatGATCTATTTGAATACCGCTTTAATGCTGGGCAGTGGATTGAATGGAATGTTGAAGGCAG GCTGCCACCTGCAAGATCAGCTCATGGGGCTGCCATTTACAGAGATACTCTGTGGATATTTGCAGGATATGATGGCAATAAAAGGCTGAATGACATGTGGATAATACAGCTATCTGATGCTAATCCTCACTGGCAAGAG GTACAGCAGTATGGAGATCGCCCACCAACATGTTGTAACTTTCCTGTCGCCGTGGCGAGAGAcagcatgtttgttttctcagGGCAAAGTGGTGCCAAAATTACCAATGATATGTTCCAATTTAGCTTCAAAGAAAACAG atgGAGTCTCATTCCTGCTGCACACTTACTGCGAGGatccgcccctccccctcaacgCCGCTATGGGCATACTATGGTTGCATATGACAGGCATCTCTATGTGTATGGGGGTGTTGCAGATAATGCACTGCCAGCTGACCTACACAG GTTTGACTTAGATGATCAAACATGGGACATAGTTCAGCCTTCATCTGACAACCAG CTGCCGACAGGGCGTCTCTTCCATGCAGGGGTCAGGATAGATGAtgcattttttatctttgGTGGAACAATTGATAACAACGTCAGAAGTGGCGAGCTTTATAGATTTCAG CTTGTAAGCTACCCTCGATGCACCCTCCGAGATGATTTTGGTCGACTCCTGGGCAGTCAACAGTTTTGTGACATGGTCTTTGTTGTTGGTGAG GATGACAAAATTTTCCCTGCACACACTGCTCTTGTTGCTGCCAGGTCACCATGGCTACGAAGACATCTCTTGCACCTGAAGGAAACTATACAG GGCTCAGGTGAGGAGGAAGGCCAGATAGAAATCAGACTGCATGATGCACATCCAAGAGCTTTTGAGATAACTCTGCACTACATGTACACGGACAGCATCTATTCTCTTGTCAAAG ATGTAAATGGCTCTGAAGCCATCAGTCTGATGATGGATGTCTATGGCCTTGCTGTCAAG CTTGAGATTGGATCATTTGAGCACCTGTGTGTGCAGTACATAGAGGCTTCCATCACACAGGACAATGTACTGGTGGCTCTTGAGCGGGCTGCTAGGTTACAGCTTGAGTCACTCAAG GAGTTTTGTCTTCGATTTATTGTAAGAGAGGCCAATTACAGCAGCATTATCATGAGTAAAGAATTTGAGTCTGTACCACGTGACCTTATGGTAGACATCATCCGACGGAGACAAGCGCACCCACAG ACTGCTGCAATGACTCCCAGTGATAAATCAAACCACCCAG AACAGACCCTTGAGCAGGCCATGACAGGATTCCTGTGTAGTGGGCAGGACTTCCATGATATTACTCTCAAGGTTGATGGAAACCCTGTGGGTGCCCACAAG GCTATCCTGGCAGCCCGGTGCAGCTACTTTGAGGCAATGTTTAGGTCATTCATGCCGGAAAACAACACTGTGACA ATCACTATTGGCGAGACAGTGCCCTCACAGAAGGCCTTTGACTCATTACTGAAGTACATCTACTTTGGCAATGTTACCATGCCGCCAGAGGATTCACT ATATCTTCTATCTGCTCCGTTCTTCTTTGGCTTTACAAACAACAGACTCCAG GCGTTTTGTAAGGAAAACCTGGAGAAGAATGTGTCATTTCAGAATGTAGTTGAG ATCCTTGAAGCTGCTAGCACCATCGGTGCAGTTGATATGAAGAAACATGCGCTTGATATAATTGTGCATAACTTCCCCAAG ATTGCCAGGTCCTCGACACTAAGGAGCTTAAACCGAGAGACTCTATTAGAGATATTAGATGCTATTGCAGACTATATGAACGAAATGAGCTTTGGCCAAAACAGTTTATGA